Genomic segment of Bacteroidota bacterium:
ATTGTAATTCCATTGCTGCTGAATGTGGCTCATTACATAATTCAACTATTTAAACAGATTTAACCATGCCTGTCACGAGTTTGCTTCTGATCATCATTACCAGTTTGTTTTTTACGGGAATCATCATCCGCACAAAAAGTATTTTGTCGGGGCGCAAAGGTCCGGGAATTTTTCAGCCGCTGAAAGATATCTGGCGCCTGTTCAGGAAAGGCGCCGTGTACAGCAAGACAACCAGTTTTGTTTTTCAGGTTGCACCTTCTGTTTATTTTTCATCGGTGCTGGTAGCAGTGCTGTTCATTCCTTTCGGCGACCAGCGTGGATTGATTTCTTTCAACGGAGATTTTGTTTTTTTCGCTTACACACTGGCACTCGGAAAATTTTTCATGATCATTTCTTCGCTCGACACCGGCAGCAGTTTTGAAGGAATGGGAGCGAGCCGTGAGGCGCTTTATTCCTTGCTGGTGGAACCCGCATTTTTTATTCTCATGGGATCATTTGCCTTGCTGACCGGGCACACTTCCTTTTTTGAAATTTTCAGCACTCTCCATTTTGGCTCCTACATTTCTTATGCTGTGGGAACGCTGGCTGCTTTTGTCATTGTCATCATCGCGATGGTAGAGAACAGCCGAATGCCGGTAGATGATCCGAAAACACACCTGGAATTAACGATGATCCACGAAGTGATGATCCTTGATAACAGCGGATTCGATCTCGGACTGATTTTTTATACCACCAACCTGAAATTCGCCATGTACGGCGCCATCATCGCCAATTTTTTTCTTACACCCGGTCATGAATTGTATTATTCCATTCCCATTTTCATTGCCACGCAGGCGCTGTTCGCTATCGGGGTAGGGATCATCGAATCGTTCATGGCGCGTTTCAGGATGAACCACAACCCACAGTTCATTTTCACACTCACTTCCATTTCACTGCTCATTTTCCTGGGTGTATTACTGATGCTCGGGAAAATTATTTAATACTTAAATGCAATGACCAACATCCTGCTGATTACTTTCCTGATCACGCTCATCTATATCGGTGTGGCGAAGCGGCTCTATACGTACATTTCCATTCTTGCGATACAGGGGGTGTTGCTTTTCGGCGTGGCTTTTATTGAGCTGATAGAAATAAATACCATTAACCTTGTTTTTGTCCTGATGGAAACTATTGTATTTAAAGCTATAGTTATTCCATTGTTCCTGAATTATATCATCAACAAGAACAATATCACCCGGGAGGCAGAACCTTTTCTTCCCAATTTTATTTCACTCGTCATCATCACCATCATCATCCTCGGTTCATTCCTGCTGTCGAATACAATTCATGATCCTCATCTCCGGAAAATATTTTTCGTAGTGGCTTTGTCCGCGCTTTTTACCGGGCTTTTCATCATCACAACCAGAAGAAAGATCATCACACACGTCATGGGATTCCTGGTCATCGAGAATGGTGTATTTGTTCTTTCTCTTGCAGTAGGAAATGAAATGCCAATGCTGGTGAATACCGGAATCCTGCTCGACATCTTTGTGGGGGTGCTCCTGCTCGGAATTTTTGTAAATAAGATCGGCGATGTTCTGAAAGAACAGGATGTAGAGCAACTCAGAAATTTAAAAGACTAATGAACTGAAATTATGATTGGAATTTATCTTATTGGAGCATTTGTCATCGGCGTGTTATTATTCTACAACCGGAATAAAACCGTGAACTACCTGCTATCCGGAATTTTTTTATTGTTGCAATGGATCTTTACTATTTACGAATACAGGCACCTGAACATTGAAGATTCGGGATATTTTATGCCGGATTCGCTGGCCGTTATTTTCCTCGTCGTATTGAGTATTGTGTGCATTCCCGCTTTTTATCACAGTTATATTTATTTCAAACATAACCGCGACATTCCGCGTGAGCGCGGAATTTATCATGCGGCAACAGTGTTGCTCATTGCGTCGCTGAGTGCGGCTTATCTTGCCAGCCACATTGGTGTTACCTGGGTTTTTGTTGAGCTCACCACGCTGAGTGCTTCCGCTCTTATTTATCACAGGAGAAATGTGCGCACGCTGGAAGGCACCTGGAAATATATTTTTGTCTGCTCGATCAGCATTACACTTGTTTTCATCGGTATTCTTTTTCTGACGCTTGCTTTACAGGAAGCAGGATTGAAAAATCTTTCTTACCAGTCGCTGATCGAAAAAGCCCCGGTTCTAAATGTCTTCTGGTTAAAACTCGCTTTCCTTTTCATCTTCACCGGTTACACAGCGAAAGCCGGATTGGTTCCGATGTACACAGCGGGCATTGATGCAAAAGACAA
This window contains:
- a CDS encoding NADH-quinone oxidoreductase subunit H; this translates as MPVTSLLLIIITSLFFTGIIIRTKSILSGRKGPGIFQPLKDIWRLFRKGAVYSKTTSFVFQVAPSVYFSSVLVAVLFIPFGDQRGLISFNGDFVFFAYTLALGKFFMIISSLDTGSSFEGMGASREALYSLLVEPAFFILMGSFALLTGHTSFFEIFSTLHFGSYISYAVGTLAAFVIVIIAMVENSRMPVDDPKTHLELTMIHEVMILDNSGFDLGLIFYTTNLKFAMYGAIIANFFLTPGHELYYSIPIFIATQALFAIGVGIIESFMARFRMNHNPQFIFTLTSISLLIFLGVLLMLGKII